The following are encoded together in the Tepidiforma bonchosmolovskayae genome:
- the dnaX gene encoding DNA polymerase III subunit gamma/tau, with the protein MLYGKWRPKGFAEVVGQDHIVRTLKNALATGQVAHAYLFSGPRGTGKTTTARILARAVNCRQLRDGEPCNECDACRAILSGSALDLIEMDAASNRGIDDVRELREKIAYAPSDLARKVYLLDEVHMLTEGAFNALLKTLEEPPPHAIFILATTDLHKVPATIISRCQRYDFHRVPNDAIVERLAYICEQEGVKVPREGLLAIAVQSRGGLRDAITMLEQVIARYGAAPTLDDVRAALGQVHDSRVAGLVRALLESDLASALDIARSVADDGLDIARFTRGVIDVIRELLAAVLRDGTAGRPDDLVELARSRADAVPVLVQALSELARADFRLDPASPVPLEVACAAAILGPAAPSPQASAAPATPSPAAAAPARSAAAAQPAADQRTAALSREERFARDLYEHCKMVNPSLAMWLNGSFEVLQMDGDELVLGFQRKMPLEKVDTACRPMVEQQAAAILGREVRLTVKLIEGPSQPRREPRRGHLAEAAKAMGGQPVRKDS; encoded by the coding sequence GTGCTCTACGGTAAGTGGCGGCCTAAGGGCTTCGCAGAAGTCGTCGGACAGGACCACATCGTTCGCACCCTCAAGAACGCGCTCGCGACCGGGCAGGTCGCCCACGCCTACCTGTTCAGCGGGCCGCGCGGTACCGGCAAGACGACGACCGCGCGCATCCTCGCCCGGGCCGTCAACTGCCGCCAGCTCCGCGATGGCGAGCCCTGCAACGAGTGCGATGCCTGCCGGGCCATCCTCTCCGGTTCCGCACTCGACCTGATCGAAATGGACGCCGCCAGCAACCGCGGCATCGACGACGTCCGGGAGCTGCGCGAGAAGATCGCCTACGCCCCGTCCGACCTCGCCCGCAAGGTCTACCTCCTCGACGAAGTGCACATGCTCACCGAGGGCGCGTTCAACGCCCTCCTCAAGACGCTCGAGGAACCCCCGCCCCACGCCATCTTCATCCTTGCCACCACCGACCTCCACAAGGTCCCGGCGACCATCATCTCCCGCTGCCAGCGGTACGACTTCCACCGGGTGCCGAACGACGCCATCGTCGAACGGCTCGCCTACATCTGCGAGCAGGAAGGGGTCAAGGTGCCCCGGGAGGGCCTCCTCGCGATCGCTGTCCAGTCGCGGGGCGGCCTCCGCGACGCCATCACGATGCTCGAGCAGGTCATCGCCCGCTACGGCGCTGCACCGACCCTCGACGATGTCCGTGCGGCGCTCGGGCAGGTCCACGACAGCCGCGTGGCCGGTCTCGTCCGCGCGCTGCTCGAATCCGACCTCGCCAGCGCGCTCGACATCGCCCGGTCGGTCGCCGATGACGGCCTCGACATCGCCCGGTTCACCCGCGGCGTAATCGACGTCATCCGCGAGCTGCTCGCCGCTGTGCTGCGCGACGGCACAGCGGGCCGCCCGGACGACCTCGTCGAACTCGCCCGCTCGCGGGCCGATGCGGTGCCGGTGCTGGTGCAGGCGCTCTCGGAACTCGCACGGGCTGACTTCCGCCTCGACCCCGCCAGCCCGGTGCCGCTCGAAGTCGCCTGCGCAGCCGCCATCCTCGGACCCGCCGCACCCTCCCCGCAGGCCTCTGCCGCTCCGGCGACCCCGAGCCCGGCCGCCGCTGCGCCGGCGCGGTCGGCTGCGGCGGCCCAGCCCGCCGCCGACCAGCGCACCGCGGCCCTCAGCCGCGAGGAACGGTTCGCACGCGACCTCTACGAACACTGCAAGATGGTGAACCCGTCGCTCGCGATGTGGCTGAACGGCTCCTTCGAGGTCCTCCAGATGGACGGCGATGAGCTCGTGCTCGGCTTCCAGCGGAAGATGCCCCTCGAGAAGGTCGACACCGCCTGCCGGCCGATGGTCGAGCAGCAGGCGGCGGCCATCCTCGGGCGCGAAGTGCGCCTCACCGTGAAGCTCATCGAGGGCCCCAGCCAGCCCCGGCGGGAGCCCCGGCGCGGTCACCTCGCCGAAGCTGCGAAAGCAATGGGCGGCCAGCCCGTCAGAAAGGACTCCTGA
- a CDS encoding complex I subunit 4 family protein: MELSILIFLPAIAAAVILLLPQRLEQNAKWVALVTAAAMFALSVQLFFRFDTGASGYQFVERRSWVDIGAFNLQYFVGVDGLSLPLVVLTTCLTLASVLVSFSVTHRPRAYFACLLILASSVVGVFVSLDLMLFFLFWELELFPMYLLISIWGSGRKEYSATKFVLYTIAGSAFMLIGILVLAFDARTFDIEQLAAAEFRDTLLPLGWVFFFLFIGFAVKLPIVPLHTWLPDAHSDAPTAVSVMLAGVLLKMGGYGIIRLCVTLMPEVAHDWDAWMAGIGAFSVLYGGFITLRQTDVKRLIAYSSVSHMGLVLLGIGALGSTGLTGATYQMLAHGLITGLMFVMIGLMYERTHTRDIARLGGLARQMPLIATGMVFAGMASLGLPALAGFIAEVTVFLGTFQRFEWAVIASIFGVVLSAGYILWMLQRVMFGPVRHEWDELHDQRHWWEHTVVAGLAALVILLGVYPSLIMNVIEPAMTTLAERLQV; the protein is encoded by the coding sequence GTGGAACTGAGCATTCTCATCTTCCTGCCCGCCATCGCGGCTGCCGTCATCCTGCTGCTCCCCCAGCGGCTCGAGCAGAACGCGAAGTGGGTGGCCCTCGTGACCGCCGCAGCGATGTTCGCGCTCTCAGTCCAGCTCTTCTTCCGGTTCGATACCGGCGCAAGCGGCTACCAGTTCGTTGAACGCCGCTCTTGGGTCGATATCGGCGCCTTCAACCTCCAGTACTTTGTCGGTGTGGACGGTCTCAGCCTGCCCCTCGTCGTCCTCACCACCTGCCTCACGCTCGCCTCGGTGCTCGTCTCCTTCAGCGTGACGCACCGGCCGCGGGCCTACTTCGCCTGTCTGCTCATCCTCGCCAGCTCCGTGGTCGGCGTCTTCGTCTCGCTCGACCTCATGCTCTTCTTCCTCTTTTGGGAGCTCGAGCTCTTCCCGATGTACCTCCTCATCTCTATCTGGGGGTCGGGCCGGAAGGAGTACTCAGCAACCAAGTTCGTCCTCTACACCATCGCGGGCTCGGCGTTCATGCTCATCGGCATCCTGGTCCTCGCCTTCGACGCGCGGACGTTCGACATTGAGCAGCTCGCCGCGGCGGAGTTCCGCGACACCCTCCTCCCGCTCGGCTGGGTTTTCTTCTTCCTCTTCATTGGGTTCGCGGTCAAGCTCCCCATCGTGCCGCTCCACACCTGGCTGCCCGATGCCCACAGCGATGCCCCGACAGCGGTCTCCGTCATGCTTGCCGGCGTGCTCCTGAAGATGGGCGGCTACGGCATCATCCGGCTCTGCGTCACGCTCATGCCCGAGGTCGCCCACGACTGGGATGCCTGGATGGCCGGCATCGGCGCCTTCAGCGTGCTCTACGGCGGGTTCATCACCCTCCGGCAGACCGACGTGAAGCGGCTCATCGCCTACTCCTCGGTCTCGCACATGGGCCTCGTCCTGCTCGGCATCGGCGCGCTCGGCTCGACGGGCCTGACCGGCGCGACCTACCAGATGCTCGCCCACGGGCTCATCACCGGCCTGATGTTCGTCATGATCGGCCTGATGTACGAGCGCACCCACACGCGCGACATCGCGCGCCTCGGCGGCCTCGCCCGGCAGATGCCGCTCATCGCGACGGGGATGGTCTTCGCCGGCATGGCGTCGCTCGGGCTCCCGGCACTGGCAGGGTTCATCGCCGAGGTCACGGTCTTCCTTGGCACGTTCCAGCGCTTCGAGTGGGCGGTCATTGCGTCGATCTTCGGCGTGGTGCTTTCGGCCGGCTACATCCTCTGGATGCTCCAGCGGGTGATGTTCGGCCCCGTGAGGCACGAGTGGGATGAACTCCACGACCAGCGCCACTGGTGGGAGCACACGGTTGTCGCCGGGCTCGCGGCGCTCGTGATCCTCCTCGGCGTCTATCCCTCGCTCATCATGAACGTCATCGAACCCGCGATGACCACGCTCGCTGAGAGGTTGCAGGTATGA
- the ybeY gene encoding rRNA maturation RNase YbeY, whose product MSDEVPYDISVEVVVDAPDVDVDALYRLAADVMAGESVEPGTALAILITDDEEIRRLNAQFLGIDEPTDVLSFPDEPGDFVEAVPGEPLLGDIAISIDTARRQAEQIGHPLAAELAHLLVHGILHLCGYDHVNSPEEEAAMRAREEHYLGELGHLHRH is encoded by the coding sequence GTGTCGGACGAGGTCCCGTACGACATCTCGGTCGAAGTGGTCGTCGATGCGCCCGACGTGGATGTCGACGCACTCTACCGGCTCGCTGCCGACGTCATGGCCGGCGAATCCGTCGAACCCGGCACAGCGCTCGCCATCCTGATTACCGACGACGAAGAGATCCGGCGGCTCAACGCCCAGTTCCTCGGCATCGATGAGCCGACCGACGTCCTCTCCTTCCCGGACGAGCCGGGCGACTTCGTCGAGGCCGTGCCTGGCGAGCCGCTCCTCGGTGATATCGCCATCTCCATCGATACGGCCCGGCGGCAGGCCGAACAGATCGGCCATCCGCTCGCGGCGGAACTCGCCCACCTGCTGGTCCACGGCATCCTCCACCTCTGCGGCTACGACCACGTCAACAGCCCGGAGGAAGAGGCGGCGATGCGGGCCCGCGAGGAGCACTACCTCGGCGAACTCGGTCACCTGCACCGCCACTGA
- a CDS encoding NADH-quinone oxidoreductase subunit N, with the protein MNGIDVLGPQLSVLVAAGVVLVADALFPGQRRILPFLALAGLLTAALWTTSWVGRGDYQTVFHGTIALDRYAVFFQYVFAGVTATVILASIDWVSREGRRQGEYYALVLTVCGGLMFLAGARDLITIFIALELSSIPQYILAGWGKDSKSSEAGLKYLLLGAIASSLLLYGMALLYGVTGTTLLSGIADAIAADGESYRGLLIVAMTLLIAGFGFKMAVVPFQMWVPDVYQGAPTPVAAFLSVGSKAAAFAVATRVFFEALGADFLRDDWSMIFAVIAAVSMTLGNLMAIVQSDIKRMLGYSSIAQAGNFLVGLAAISVAGEEFTLGASGVLLFVAAYAFTNLGAFVAVIAISQRINSDRIADYAGMWKVSPFLALGLAFCLVSLTGIPPTVGFWAKLYIFNAAVRADLVWLVIIGVLNSVISAYYYLGVVRVMFLGEPGTEQRFRASPSIAVAMAATALGVLVFGIVPMPLMSAARDAVEIFAR; encoded by the coding sequence ATGAACGGAATCGACGTCCTTGGGCCGCAGCTGAGCGTGCTCGTCGCGGCTGGCGTCGTCCTCGTCGCCGATGCGCTGTTCCCCGGCCAGCGCCGCATCCTCCCGTTTCTCGCCCTCGCTGGTCTTTTGACTGCTGCCCTCTGGACCACCTCCTGGGTGGGGCGCGGCGACTACCAGACCGTGTTTCACGGCACCATCGCACTCGACCGGTACGCGGTGTTCTTCCAGTACGTCTTTGCGGGGGTCACGGCCACGGTCATTCTCGCCTCGATCGACTGGGTTAGCCGGGAAGGGCGCCGGCAGGGCGAGTACTACGCGCTCGTCCTCACTGTCTGTGGCGGCCTGATGTTCCTCGCCGGCGCGCGGGACCTCATTACCATCTTCATCGCTCTCGAACTCTCGTCGATCCCGCAGTACATCCTCGCCGGCTGGGGCAAGGACTCGAAGTCGAGCGAGGCCGGCCTGAAGTACCTTCTCCTCGGCGCCATCGCTTCGTCGCTGCTCCTCTACGGCATGGCGCTGCTCTACGGCGTGACCGGCACCACGCTCCTTTCGGGGATCGCCGATGCCATCGCCGCCGACGGTGAGTCGTACCGCGGTCTCCTCATCGTCGCGATGACGCTGCTCATCGCCGGGTTCGGCTTCAAGATGGCCGTGGTGCCGTTCCAGATGTGGGTGCCGGACGTCTACCAGGGCGCACCGACCCCGGTCGCCGCCTTCCTCTCGGTCGGCTCAAAGGCTGCCGCGTTCGCGGTTGCTACCCGCGTCTTCTTCGAAGCGCTCGGCGCCGACTTCCTGCGCGACGACTGGTCGATGATCTTCGCCGTCATCGCCGCCGTGTCGATGACCCTCGGTAATCTGATGGCCATCGTCCAGTCCGACATCAAGCGGATGCTCGGGTATTCGTCGATCGCCCAGGCCGGCAACTTCCTGGTTGGGCTGGCGGCCATCTCTGTCGCCGGTGAAGAGTTCACCCTCGGCGCGAGCGGGGTCCTCCTCTTCGTCGCAGCCTACGCCTTCACGAACCTGGGCGCCTTCGTGGCCGTGATCGCTATCTCGCAGCGCATCAACTCGGACCGCATCGCCGACTACGCAGGGATGTGGAAGGTATCCCCCTTCCTGGCGCTCGGCCTGGCATTCTGCCTCGTCTCGCTCACCGGCATCCCCCCTACCGTCGGCTTCTGGGCAAAGCTGTACATCTTCAACGCGGCCGTCCGCGCCGACCTGGTCTGGCTGGTCATCATCGGCGTCCTGAACAGCGTCATCTCCGCCTACTACTACCTTGGCGTCGTGCGGGTGATGTTCCTCGGCGAACCGGGCACCGAACAGCGGTTCCGGGCTTCGCCCTCCATCGCCGTCGCCATGGCGGCCACCGCGCTCGGTGTCCTCGTCTTCGGCATCGTTCCGATGCCGCTCATGTCTGCGGCGCGCGACGCCGTCGAAATCTTCGCCCGCTAG
- a CDS encoding YbaB/EbfC family nucleoid-associated protein: MGGGNALAQAQELLAKAQAELAAATVEGTAGGGAVRVTMSGEQKILGIRLEPEVVDPDDVELLQDLIMAAIADATQKAAELQQKSFGAITGGLGLPGLG, encoded by the coding sequence ATGGGCGGCGGCAACGCCCTCGCACAGGCGCAGGAGCTGCTTGCAAAGGCCCAGGCAGAACTCGCTGCGGCAACGGTCGAAGGCACGGCCGGCGGCGGCGCCGTCCGGGTCACCATGTCCGGCGAGCAGAAGATCCTCGGGATCCGGCTTGAGCCGGAAGTCGTCGACCCCGACGATGTCGAACTGCTCCAGGACCTCATCATGGCCGCCATCGCTGACGCAACCCAGAAAGCCGCCGAGCTCCAGCAAAAATCCTTCGGGGCCATCACGGGCGGCCTCGGTCTACCCGGCCTCGGCTAG